The following are encoded in a window of Gossypium raimondii isolate GPD5lz chromosome 13, ASM2569854v1, whole genome shotgun sequence genomic DNA:
- the LOC128036033 gene encoding uncharacterized protein LOC128036033 yields the protein MAIGTLTSCRLGYQMRSLAISRASHPHIYLKDLTDYLGVILQPELSPLKQRLLTTAERAKHGLAEDPSCPICGHSLEDILHVIRDCTLSKEVWKQVNPSSYGAEANWACLFGLLAWRLWKNREWTYLNTDGAVQVDSGDTVAGGVQRGKNGEWILGYNKYLGNCSILDAELWGILDGLKLI from the exons ATGGCAATTGGAACTTTGACCTCTTGTAGACTTGGTTACCAGATGAGATCATTGGCCATATCAAGGGCATCCCACCCCCACATCTACTTGAAGGACCTGACAGACTATCTTGGTGTCATACTTCAACCGGAGCTTTCACCATTAAAA CAAAGGCTCCTTACTACTGCGGAAAGGGCTAAGCATGGCTTAGCAGAGGACCCCTCTTGTCCAATTTGTGGTCATTCATTAGAGGATATCTTACACGTCATCCGGGACTGCACATTGTCTAAAGAAGTTTGGAAACAG GTTAACCCAAGTTCCTACGGTGCGGAAGCTAACTGGGCGTGCCTCTTTGGATTATTGGCTTGGCGCCTATGGAAGAATC GAGAGTGGACTTACCTCAACACAGATGGTGCCGTTCAAGTGGACTCAGGGGATACAGTTGCAGGGGGAGTGCAGCGCGGCAAAAATGGAGAATGGATCCTAGGTTATAACAAGTACCTAGGTAATTGCTCAATCCTTGATGCGGAACTTTGGGGTATTCTTGACGGCCTAAAACTCATCTAG